The genomic window CCTGCCTCTTCCCTTCATGTGGCCACTGCTGTATCGGATAATTTCGTGAAAGTTCTGCCAGATACCGACCTTGATGATGCCATTACCCTGATGAAAAAGAAAGGCGGGGTTCTGATAGTAACCGATAATGAGGATATAATGGGCTGGGTTACTCCCCAGGAAATCCTTCAAAACCTGTATTTCGATGGTTTTGCCGGTGAAATGATGATAAAGGAACCTGTAGTCGTCAATCCGGCCGACAGGGTAAGTCATGTAAGGCACATAATACTCGAGAACAATATGGGCAGGTTCCCTGTAATGGATAGCGGTGAACTGCTGGGCATAATTACCGAACAGGATATTGCCAGAGCGATGAAAGCCTTCCGGGAACTTGTATCCGGAAACCAGCAGGATTCCAGGATCAAGAATCTGATTGTCGAGGATATAATGAAAATGGGTACCAGAACCGCCTACACCAACACACCGGTTGCCGAGGTGGTTGATATGATGCTCAAGAACAATATCGGTGGTGTGCCGGTACTCAATCTGGAAGAGGATTTCGCGGGCTTTATCACCCGGCGTACTCTTGTAGATACCCTGGCAAAGTGAAGGTAAAGAATGAAAGGTTCGGAGAAACCGGAACTTGATATGGAAAAGACAGCCCGTTTTTTAGGGCTGTCAGTCTCCAGACTGGAAAGGCTGTTTGAAAAAAGACTCCTATCAAGAAACTGGGGAAAGTACACGAATTTTTTCAGGTTCGAAACTTCTGTCTCAGGTATAGAAAGAGGAAGTGTGCTCCTGCAAAAGCGCGATGGAAAACTGGATTTAATCCTGGGTTTCCCAAAAATACAGCGTGCAATGCTGCTTGAGCCTTCTATAAATAACCATTTTTCAGAAATTGATAAACTCATAGTCGAAGAAAAGATGAACGGCTATAATGTCCGTGTAATTGAAAACGCAGGGAAACTTATCGCTTTCACCCGCAGCGGGCATATCTGTCCCTATTCCACAGAAAAAGTCAATTATCTTTTAGACCCCTCCTTTTTCAGACAATATCCTGACCTGGTAGTGCACGGGGAAATGGCAGGCCCCGAGAACCCTTATGTCTCCAAAAAAGTCTACGATACACAGACACTGGATTTTTTCGTCTTCGATATACGCCATAAAAAGACTGGACAACCCCTGCAGGTCAAACAAAGAAGAAAACTGGCCAACACCTTTGGTTTTAAGCAGGTTCCTTTCCTGGGAGAGTTTGCAAGGAAAGAGGCTGCTGAAAAGATTATGCAAATTATAAAAAAACTGGGGGAAATGAAACATGAAGGGGTGGTCATCAAGGATTTGGATATGGACCTGGCACCTATCAAATACACATGTTCTCAGAGTAATTGCGCCGACCTTGAACATGCTTTCAAGTTCTACAACGAGGTGGGACGGGATTACCTGTATTCCAGGGTAGTCAGGGAAGGTTTCCAGACCGTGGAATGGGATGAAGACGAAGATACAATGGATAAACGATGCTTAAGGCTTGGCAGAAGCATCATCTCTCCTATGGCCGATTCTGTCCGAAGGGTTGGCAACGGTGAAAAACTCTATGATGAGATCACCCTGCGGTTTGAGAGTCCACAAACCCTGCAGGAATTTGAGGAATATTTCCGCCGGCTTGGAATAGATGCTACTTTTGACCGGCTGGGATATTCAGGCGGAGAAATTATGGTTAACCTCCAAAAACTCAACCAGAGTACCACCGACAAGACCGAATCAATGTGGGAAGGCAACCTCTGGTAAAGTAACACATTTATGCACCAAACACTTGTTAGTGCATAGGTGTAACAATGACTAAAATCGCAATTATCGGAAGTGAGGGAAGTGGCAGGACTTCCCTGGCGGCAAAACTGGGTAAAAAAGGCACAGCTGCAGATATCACCATGTATGATTATGCCAAAAACGATGTGGTGATGACAACCATCGATGCCAACGGTTACCCCAAATCCGTCAAACCCCTTGTCACTGCCCTGCAACTTTCCGACATAGCCATGCTCTGTATTCCACCAGAAGGCCCTGATGCCTTTGCCGGGGAATGTATAATGGCCCTGGACCTCATGCAGTACAAACACGGGATTGTCGTGCTCACCAAAGCGGATACCTCATATCCTTACGCCCAAGAAGAACTACAGAAAAACTTGCAGAAAATCCTTTCTCCAACTACCCTGGCAAACTGGGAATTTGTAAACCTCTCCACCCAGTCCTTCGAAGGACTGGATGAGATCAAAGAAAAGATCTTTGAGCTTGACAAACAGGTCAATTCTGAATATGAAGAACTCAACGATAAACCAGTCCGTATAACTGTTGACCAGTCCTTCAATGTCACGGGAATTGGCTGTGTGGTACTGGGAATTGTGGAACAGGGTACAGTGGATGCAAAGGATAAACTGACAGCCTACCCTGCAGACAAGCCTCTGGAGGTCAGGTCTATCCAGATGCATGATGAAGATGTAAAAAGTGCTCCTGCAGGCGCCAGGGTCGGCCTTGCCCTTAAAGGTGTCCAGTCAAAGGATATTGAAAGGGGTTTCATTATTTCTGAAAAGGAAGAGGTTGCTGAATCTCTTGTGCTTGAATGCACCCTTTCCTCTTTTGCTTCTCCTCTCAAGATATCCGATGTACCCCATATTTTTACAGGCTTGCAGTCATCGCCAATGCGTATTGAGAAGATCGAGATTGATGGAAAGGAAGCCGAGCAGGTAAATGCCAGTCAGCAATGCACACTTCATTTAGACGGCTCCCACGAAATAGCCTACAGGCAGCAGGATAGATTCATAATCACGAACCTGGATGCAAAACAGCGATTTACAGGTTATGGTTTTGTTAAGGAATAATTATCTTCTGCCGAGTACCTCAATGCCTTTTTCCCCGAACCGGAAAGCCTGTCTGGATATGGGATGGGGCACACCTCTCATTTTTATGATCTGAAGAGAGCGATCTTCATCATCTGAAGCCGGATTATGGAACAATATCACACCATCGGCAGCGAAATGCTCTGAAGATACACTTAAAGGAGCGGGATGGTCATCTATAAGAAGAGTCGTGCAACCCAGTGCCTGTAGATTGCGCACAAATCGTGCCATTTCCATTTTTTCCAGACATTCGTCTTGGTTGGAAAAATGTATGGATGAGAGAGGATCCACGACAACCCTTTTGATATCATTGGCCTCTACATATGCAGCTATTTCCTTGAAAACAATTGAAGCAGAGGGAGGTTCTCCTTCCACAGGATAGGGATTCATGTCGGATTTTGGAGTTATGACTTGCTTTAATTCATCCATGTACCCATATTCCATCTCCGGACCCAGATCTGCAAAGAATATTTTTTTCATTTTCATCAGGGCCGGCAGGTTGAGAGAGTAAGTAGAAATATCAGCTACAAGATGCTCGGAATTCTGCATCAATGTGACATAGAGACCTGCAGCCCCGAAAGACGCCCCATGTGTCAGGTACTGCATACCAAAGGTACTTTTACCACTACCCGGGGAACCATTCAATAGATAGACCCTCCCCTGTGGCAAACCTCCTCCTATCAGTTCGTCAAGCCCTTCAATTCCAGTCTCTGCCTTCATCAATACCCTCAAATAATATATGCAAAAACTTCTAGGTATTCAATGCATACATCAAGTTATATTAAACTAAATTAATATTATACTTTAGAGGTATATTAAAGTTATAGTTAACATCACCAAAAATGGTCGCAACATGTCATTCAAACCAAATATCCTGATAAAATGGCCTGCTTTTCTGTGGTGTCTGAAAATATTTACCTATTCAGCCATCTTAACAGCTTTACTGGCACTGGCAGCTTATGCAATTATGACGGCCCTAGCAGAACCTGTAACTATAAATGAGACCATTGATAGGGCCACATCCGCTGCAACTTCAAAAGTCCAGCGGGGCGCAGGATACGTGGGAATTACCTGGTCGATCTTCCTGTTTAACAGCCTCGCTGCCCTTACCGCTTCGGCAGGGACTGCGGTTTTTGTCTATTTCAACCGCTTCCTGTTGAAAGATATCACATCCCGCAGGCATCATCACAATTATGCAAAAATCTCCATTGCAATGGAAAAAGTACTCTATTCGATCTACAGGGTACTGGAGTGGCCTGCTGAACGTTTTTTTGGATTCCAGTCCATTAATACCCAAAAAGCAGAAAATTCAGTATGGAATTATACAGGCTACAGCAGGTATCATTTCCAGCTACTTACAGCAATAGTCCCATTTTCAGTTCCCCTGCTTGTAGCAGCCGCCAACGGGGCCATTCTGGGAATGCTTTTTGCTCTCCACTTATTCAACGGGGCTTTTTCGGGTTACCAGCTAGCCGGAATCAATGGAATTGTGGCTGGAGTTGTCTATAACATCACTTTTTTCATATCCGCAATCCTGCCCCACGGGATAATAGAAATTCCAGTCATCCTTGCCAGTACTTCCATCGGGTATGTAATTGCAGACTCCAACTGCCGGCTTATAAGGGACAAAAATCTTTTCGTTTCCGATAATATAGCAGACCTAGAGGCGGATATAGCAACAGAAGAAAGGAATACAGGAACAATCCTGTTTTCTCCCTTATTCTGGAAGATTTACTTATTGTTTGTACTGTTGCTTCTGATAACCGCTTTCATAGAGACAGAGGTTACACCCAACATAATTACCCGGGCCCTTTCACTAGTGGAACCCTTTGTATCCTCATTGCTCAATTCCTGAAAGTATCAAGAGCCTCTGCTACATTACCAAGCAGGGTGGAAGCTATTTCCGGGGTCGGCCAGGAACCCAGACCACAATCCGGCCCGACATATTTGATCCGATCCCCGAATATTCCATAAGCATGTTCTAGACGCTTGAGGATGGTAGAGGGAGTTTCCATGTCAGTTACCAGTTCCTGGAGCATTTCAGGCTTCTGCCAGGCATTGGTTGAATATTTTTCATTGAGAATTGCTACAAGATTGAAAATATCCGTTCGTGCCACACCGGCCCTGAGGAAAGAATCTGTTTCCTCGAGCACCTTTTTATCAATAAGTTCCAGATAGGTGGGACTGGCTGCTGATTCCACACCAATTACATTGATACCTGATGTACGACAGGGAAGCTCGTAGTACAGCGGGGAATGCAGGTGGATCTCTACGTCCACTCCCTTGCGGGAAGCGGTTGCAGAGGCTTTTTCCAGTGCATTTATAATTTCATCATCATCAAACATAACCTGAGGGTTGATACCAATACTGGGCTCATCGATGGATACGGTATGTACATTGAAATTGGTTGCGTCATCAATGGCATTGGTTACGAATTTATCAATGCTTTGTCCAAAAAGTTCCAGTATATCATCATAGGAAGTTCCACCGAATTCCTGTAAGTATAATTCCAGTGGCCCTGTCACACAAACACGGACATCGGGTTTTGTACCGGTTTCCGTTTGATACTCTTCTGCAGCTTTTTCAATTGCTTCAAGTTCAATAATCTTCGCACAACTTTCCTTTACGTCAAAGGGACCCTCTATGCATTCAGGATTATTAAGGATTGAAAGGAACTGCTTATTCATATCCTGAAATTGAGGATAGGTTGCAACGTCCACACCGGCATCCAATTTTTGCCGGAATGTGGATTTGATGACATCAAAAGCCGCAGGTTCATGTGCGGGTATTGCTTCTCTTAACCACTCTGCACTTATTCCTCCTTGAAGAGGGAAACTGCCGATATCATCGAAAATCAGTTCAGTCATGCTTTCCAATGAGCAAGCTTCATTAATAACAATTGCGCAATATTTAATGGTAGGAGAATGGGAAGAAAAATGCAATCTGGACTTAGAGAAAATTTACTCAAGGTTCTTGACGGAAAAGAGGACGGGATAATTCCTGTACTATCGGTGACCCAAACAGCCACAAACGGTCTGATGGAAACTACCGGAGCGTTCTGGCCACAGGCACATTCCAGCGCATTTCAGATGGCGGAACTCTCCCTGGCAGCACATACCGTAGGGGGACTGGAAGCAATACGCTACCCCTTTTGCCTGACAGTCCTTGCAGAAGCGCTCGGATGTGAAGTTGACCTGGGAACCATAAACAGACCTCCTGAAGTGATGTCCCATCCCTTTGCCGAAAAAGTGGAAAAACCCGATATTCCTGCAGATCTTTATGACAGGGCAAGGGTACCGGTGGTACTGGAAACCACACGCAGGTTGAAAAACCTTGCACCAAATGTACCGCTGATCGCAGGAATGGAAGGACCGGCTACATTGGTCTACCATCTTATAGGAGCACAGGATTACCTGAAATGGGCCCTTTTCAAGCCTGAAACCTTCAAGATGTATATCAGGGAAGCAACCTGCATTTGTGAAGGGTATGCAAAATTACTTTTTGAAGCCGGAGCCGATGTAATCTGCCTGGATGATACGGTTGCCGGACCGGAAACGCTCGATTGCCTGTTATTCGAGACCCTTATCAAACCTTCATACCAGTATCTTACTCATTCCATTGAAGGACCGGTTGTTATACATATGTGCGGTAATACGACATCCATCCTCTCCTCACTGGCAAACTGTGGTTTTGAAGGAATCAGTATTGAGGAAAGTGTCAGTGTAGCTGAAGCAAAATCCCAGATCG from Methanohalophilus halophilus includes these protein-coding regions:
- a CDS encoding RAD55 family ATPase, translating into MKAETGIEGLDELIGGGLPQGRVYLLNGSPGSGKSTFGMQYLTHGASFGAAGLYVTLMQNSEHLVADISTYSLNLPALMKMKKIFFADLGPEMEYGYMDELKQVITPKSDMNPYPVEGEPPSASIVFKEIAAYVEANDIKRVVVDPLSSIHFSNQDECLEKMEMARFVRNLQALGCTTLLIDDHPAPLSVSSEHFAADGVILFHNPASDDEDRSLQIIKMRGVPHPISRQAFRFGEKGIEVLGRR
- a CDS encoding stage II sporulation protein M translates to MSFKPNILIKWPAFLWCLKIFTYSAILTALLALAAYAIMTALAEPVTINETIDRATSAATSKVQRGAGYVGITWSIFLFNSLAALTASAGTAVFVYFNRFLLKDITSRRHHHNYAKISIAMEKVLYSIYRVLEWPAERFFGFQSINTQKAENSVWNYTGYSRYHFQLLTAIVPFSVPLLVAAANGAILGMLFALHLFNGAFSGYQLAGINGIVAGVVYNITFFISAILPHGIIEIPVILASTSIGYVIADSNCRLIRDKNLFVSDNIADLEADIATEERNTGTILFSPLFWKIYLLFVLLLLITAFIETEVTPNIITRALSLVEPFVSSLLNS
- a CDS encoding CBS domain-containing protein, which encodes MQVKDIMVQPISVDKADTISHALDIMEKNDTRRLLVTHSGQLVGVLTMRNLTKELGTRKKGAKPASSLHVATAVSDNFVKVLPDTDLDDAITLMKKKGGVLIVTDNEDIMGWVTPQEILQNLYFDGFAGEMMIKEPVVVNPADRVSHVRHIILENNMGRFPVMDSGELLGIITEQDIARAMKAFRELVSGNQQDSRIKNLIVEDIMKMGTRTAYTNTPVAEVVDMMLKNNIGGVPVLNLEEDFAGFITRRTLVDTLAK
- a CDS encoding EF-Tu/IF-2/RF-3 family GTPase codes for the protein MTKIAIIGSEGSGRTSLAAKLGKKGTAADITMYDYAKNDVVMTTIDANGYPKSVKPLVTALQLSDIAMLCIPPEGPDAFAGECIMALDLMQYKHGIVVLTKADTSYPYAQEELQKNLQKILSPTTLANWEFVNLSTQSFEGLDEIKEKIFELDKQVNSEYEELNDKPVRITVDQSFNVTGIGCVVLGIVEQGTVDAKDKLTAYPADKPLEVRSIQMHDEDVKSAPAGARVGLALKGVQSKDIERGFIISEKEEVAESLVLECTLSSFASPLKISDVPHIFTGLQSSPMRIEKIEIDGKEAEQVNASQQCTLHLDGSHEIAYRQQDRFIITNLDAKQRFTGYGFVKE
- a CDS encoding RNA ligase, which encodes MKGSEKPELDMEKTARFLGLSVSRLERLFEKRLLSRNWGKYTNFFRFETSVSGIERGSVLLQKRDGKLDLILGFPKIQRAMLLEPSINNHFSEIDKLIVEEKMNGYNVRVIENAGKLIAFTRSGHICPYSTEKVNYLLDPSFFRQYPDLVVHGEMAGPENPYVSKKVYDTQTLDFFVFDIRHKKTGQPLQVKQRRKLANTFGFKQVPFLGEFARKEAAEKIMQIIKKLGEMKHEGVVIKDLDMDLAPIKYTCSQSNCADLEHAFKFYNEVGRDYLYSRVVREGFQTVEWDEDEDTMDKRCLRLGRSIISPMADSVRRVGNGEKLYDEITLRFESPQTLQEFEEYFRRLGIDATFDRLGYSGGEIMVNLQKLNQSTTDKTESMWEGNLW
- a CDS encoding methionine synthase, which produces MTELIFDDIGSFPLQGGISAEWLREAIPAHEPAAFDVIKSTFRQKLDAGVDVATYPQFQDMNKQFLSILNNPECIEGPFDVKESCAKIIELEAIEKAAEEYQTETGTKPDVRVCVTGPLELYLQEFGGTSYDDILELFGQSIDKFVTNAIDDATNFNVHTVSIDEPSIGINPQVMFDDDEIINALEKASATASRKGVDVEIHLHSPLYYELPCRTSGINVIGVESAASPTYLELIDKKVLEETDSFLRAGVARTDIFNLVAILNEKYSTNAWQKPEMLQELVTDMETPSTILKRLEHAYGIFGDRIKYVGPDCGLGSWPTPEIASTLLGNVAEALDTFRN
- the mtaA gene encoding methylcobamide:CoM methyltransferase MtaA; translated protein: MQSGLRENLLKVLDGKEDGIIPVLSVTQTATNGLMETTGAFWPQAHSSAFQMAELSLAAHTVGGLEAIRYPFCLTVLAEALGCEVDLGTINRPPEVMSHPFAEKVEKPDIPADLYDRARVPVVLETTRRLKNLAPNVPLIAGMEGPATLVYHLIGAQDYLKWALFKPETFKMYIREATCICEGYAKLLFEAGADVICLDDTVAGPETLDCLLFETLIKPSYQYLTHSIEGPVVIHMCGNTTSILSSLANCGFEGISIEESVSVAEAKSQIGSRTILIGNISTTNTLLYSTPEEVEEEALKCLEEGVDILAPGCGLAPETPVVNIRAMEQARDKYQNVFVK